atttggttttgaacaaaattgcgaagaagcttgcatttacaagaaagcaagtgggagctctatagcatttctcatactatatgtggacgatatattattaatgggaaatgacgttgctctcttacagtcggtgaaagtatggttatctggtaacttctcaatgaaaaaccttagtgaagcagcttatatacttggtataaagatctatagagatagatcgagaagactgcttggtttttcacaggctacatacattaaaaatgtgctaaatcggtttagcatgcttgaatcgaaacgaggtaacttacccatgttacatggagtaaagttaaacaatcatcaatgtcctaaaaccgatgatgataaacgacgcatggctgtagtcccgtatgccagcgcaatcggttcgattatgtatgctatgcattagacctgacgtagcgttcgcgttatctgtaacgagtcgttaccaagggaatccgggagacgagcattggattgccgtcaagaacattcttaagtacttgagaagaattaaagatatgttcctagtgtacggagaaggtgatctgaaaatagaagcattttcagacgcaagtcatctcacagatgagaatgattataaatcccaatcaggatacctgtttatcttgaatgggggcgcggtcagttggaagagttccaagcagggaagcgtagctttctctacgaccgagtcagagtatatcacagctgcggaagcaacaaaggaagcggtttggattagaaagttcattacagaactaggtgtggtgcctgacattgtcaatcccattacactgtactatgataacaatggagccattgcgcaagcaaaggaaccacggtctcataatgcatccaagcattaccttaagcgataccacatcattagagagattgtggctagaggagaagtgagaatagaaagagtacctacagaggacaacgttgtagatccgttgacaaagcctttaacccaaagaatacatgatcgtcatttaacttctactgggataagttttagaaacaattggctttagtccaagtgggagtatgttggggtttagtgtcctatagacaattgttctaggatacaaacttaatgtaaatgaattgttctttatatcatttgtttaatgagatatatgttttataactatataaaggcaatcccttttaagcactaaataaagtctaataaaaggaaatccgtaagtttatttaaagtgattataaagtgttcatacaagcatgaagtgagacaaaactttatagtaaactgataaacttaaaaccaccccaagtcaagtgatatgtttaggattgacatatcactgttgagacttgtatgtaacaatgtcttctgtccgacagaaagctgatctcacaagcttcatatatacagatatctggacagttacatagatctgatgaaacgttgttcattaggattggggatccgatttgagataacaggatgggtaaattcatccttgtcacctgttcatctcattggtattaataggtataactaatcctcagactcaaaggaatattaattggtattctggattacagaatgtgatgctttgactctggtgtaacacgatccttaacagagatgactctggggtgtgaacagtagacgttgggtatcacaggaagtaattgcggagtcgttatatattggattgaacatttatcactcccgataaatgggagatacatccatggatcgcttgtggaagactcgactctaaatccttgcaaggtgatagcttaagagtaagaaatacagatttcacttaacctatctttttgagttgactcggcctgtacaagtaaaacgaacgtctcactatatgtaacttgacatcacccatagtcataagattcagttcaaggatgtagttgataaatgatcgaattatactgtaactaatacggaaaggttaacgacagaatcaacctgtcttcttatagctccgggggaatgattacggacttgctaatcacatactctgtacatcattccgttatgcaaagattaaatataattctttgaaaattaatttaataacgttgcatacggctagaagcaataagaacctaatggatcacacataagacttggaacctaaaagagagatagatgttaattaattgatagaagcccaattgagcccaataaggcccatggacataagggggtcgaaattcatgtagtgatatacatgaataattaatttgattttgttaatcctaattagattaggaatatgaattaaattaattaagagataattaagttaggagttttaattagattaatatactcctattattatccaataaggttattattattatctttaatatattagatatatagtgagataataattaggaattctattccgaatggaattcctattcagtaacctaattctatctaactagagattagatacaagagattataaataccccttcccttgagaatttcgaaatccaagcaagccataccctacttgtgattttcgaaattcacctagtccaagagagagaaaattcgacacccctagttcgaggacgagatttctctacggctttgtttgatcaattaatttcatctatttcttttatccttgatcttgtgttgattagttagaggcaatctactttggttgctattcaacggttgatactaaattaatcttcccatgttttatttcgtgtttgggaactcgaagaagaaaaacaaacaaaagggagaaattcgttttactacacctacatcaggtcagttcacgatttcgcggattctcgaagattgaaccgtcggatcgtcgcgatttttggacaggagcttctagacatattcttccacgtttccaccgaagggattgtcgttcgaggtctggaaggtctgtttcagataggggcagattggtagacagtttctatctcttttgaagttgtgggcacttcgtttgcaacggtagatagaacttctaaaaggtatttcttcttatccttctttatatgaaataacggttaacggatcttgtggttaaatggaaataggttaaaatttttatatttccgctgctataccttagcctaatttccaacagattGACATATtgctattgagacttgcatgtaacagtattttctgtcgagacagaaagctgatctcacaagctttagatattctgatatctagacagttacacggatctgatgaaggagttcattaggattgggacccgacttgagataacagaatggagtgatttatctaatgtgtcaaatgttcatctcatcggtattagtaggtataactaatcctcagactcaaacattcattaattagtaattctggattgcggagtctggtactttgattctgtgcgagcatgatccaataggtgagagcctagggtgtgtgagagcggggttgggtatcacgcgaagtaattacagaatggttaatgtcagattgagcattcgtcactcccgataaatgggagatatatctaAAGGGCCGCTTGTGGAGAATTGActaaaatccttgcaaggtgatacagttaagagtagaaataaacatttcacttaacttatctttcagagtgaattcaacctgtacaagtaaaaccagactcttcgttatatgtaaccttgacacattccatggttataaggaattgaccgacatgatatagttgacgaaggatcgtattatactgtacctaatacagaaaggttaatatcagttatcaacctgacttcttaattgctttgggggaatatcataggttctgctagtaacagctctcgatggtattccgttatatatatgttggaattaatcgtaatgaataatttcaaatgacATATAcgactagtggcaataaagaacctaatgggtcgcatatgggacttggaatcggaggacgaaaatgtaattagtgggacatacacatatgggccgaaatttatattaatttagggataaattaatttgattaataattataatttgattatggttatcaattaaattaaaagattatctgataatattaattagaagtttttatgtgattgaaactctaattaaattatccctaacattaattaattattaatttgattaatattaattatctagatataattagttattatttagataatagtaaagtgtttatttaattatctaattaggaatcctattccgactaagattccaattatttaattacctaacacaactgggattagggttaagaaaagtctataaatagactccctaacccctaaAATTCGACCAACACAAAAAGGGAGAGGAGGAATTGTTCCatctttcgtctcggctaatttactttatttcttactccctctttgatctcgtatcaatttctgttagaggcaatcattgcgattgctatttattgaaggttgatcactgattatcttttggttttgtgttgaatcaaacgttcgtggttcacgagttgataataacaagttgtgggcacttcgtttgcaacggtagatagttcatcactAAAGGTACTACTATCTAtcactctttatatgaaataacaattaacagatattggaaaagggaaattgataaaatagataaaattttattattccgctatgcctaggcttgtctattttcctacatcaTTGTGTAAGGATGAATGTAGGACATAGCATAGAAAATATTATATCCATGATAAGTTAATGATCTCTTTAATTTGTGCAGTTTGTCCTTTCGTAAGACATGTGTCCTCAAAGTGCCAATCAATAAGCCATGCATCATCATGGAAATTGGCACATGGCATTCATAGTAAAAATTGAGTTAAATAGGATACCTCTTCTATGAACTTTAATCCCTCCTCTGCATGCTTCATCTTTTCTCTGCATTGAGATTTTCCTCTGCCTTTTATTTTATGGGTTGATTGGACCGACCTCTACAGATTTAGAAGGAGCAGCTCGATGCGGACACACCCGGGCAGTGCGGATTGATACCAATTGTCAATATGCCTACTAGTCGGATGTGCTTGAATCAAGTAGCCATGCTCATGATAATCGGACAGCTTGAATCGAGGCAACAAAATTCATGATGAAAAACGGATACGCAAATGCGTTTGGATAGCGCAAACATTAGATGCGAAGAGGTCCGAGTTGGCTCTAGGTATCGAGCGATTGTGAATCGACATTAGAAGGACCTCATATTGCAGGTGTTACTCGGATGCGAGGGTGATCTCAGGTTTCGAATAGCTTCTAACTTCGAGAGTAATTCGAACAAAAGGGGTCGATTTGGATAGAGCTTCGAATAAGCTTCCGATTTCGAAACAAGTACGTTGACGGGGCTTCCGATTTCCTGAGGAGGACTTCGACGGAGCTTCCTATTTTAGCGGAGAGGTTCCGCCTTCGAAGTTTGATTAGATTCGGGGACCTACAAGTGAGCTTGTTAATTATCTTCTATGTATTTTCACACTCTTGTTTATTGCTTTGTTTGTTCCTCCTATTTGTTCGACCTCCCCCTGCCTTTAATGTGTAGATTTGTGTGAACCGACGTCTATAGATTTGGAAGGAGCTGTCCGATATGGTCACACCCGGACGGTGCAGATCGACACCAATTGGGCAATCCTGGGGAGGTCCAAATCGGCTAGCATATCCAAAGGGTGCGAATGGTAGATCCGGGGAGGTTCGGATTGGCTTCAGATGTTCGGAAGTTGCCGAACAACATCGAAAAGCCCGGAGATCATGGATCCACTTAAAAATGCTCGGAGAAGCACACATCGTCTTTGAAAGGTGCGTGGACCCGTTTTGAATAGTTAGAAATGCCGAAGATCTGATCTCCACCTTTATGAATTGCAATATCTTTATCAAGGACCACTTTCCTGACccttttttaatgaaaatatgATCCAGGCCCACTAGAGTTATAGTTCCTGCTTAATGAGGCTTAGATTTGATGAAAGCTTTGCAACTCTCCAATAATCTGAGTTTTCTGCTCCTGGACTTTTGAAACTCGTTGGATATTGATCAAAACCAAAGATTCCCTTCCGTCAATGGTTAAAGGGAGAGATAGATTTGATGAATCGTGTGCTactccacgctcaccgcaccaaataatgagGAAGTGGATCTTCGGAGTTCATCGGGTACAAGAGGCTAGATAAtattaagtatatttttttttaactttgaaGCGGTGGTGCATCTGCCGGTTTCTATTTAAATAGGCTAGATAAAAATAGAAACCGGAAGTGCATCTGCCGGTttctatttaaaatatattttttttaactttgaaGCAGTGGTCTCCGCTTTTTAAAAATTTTTAacgtaaaattttaaaaaagtccctatatattttttaactttttaatttaacttcaacttttaactatttattttaaattcattaattaaacatttccttatcaaattagttagtagtaaacatctaattcggttaaaaatgttttattcttttaaatatgagtttgaaattataattttgacagtttaaattacggtttttacagtttctttATAGTCACATTACAATTTGAAATATGGTTTTTCACTTTGAACATTTAACTATCACTTCGaacatttaactgtcactttgaacagtttaaattacagtttgaaatggtttaactgtcacttcgaaCCGTAACTGTCATTTCAAACTGTAATTTAAACTCTTTGAAGTGACAATTAAATGttcgaagtgacagttaaatattTGAAGTATAAAAACCATATTTCAAACTGTAATGTGACTATAAAGAAACTGTAAAAACTGTAATTTAAAATgtcaaaattataatttcaaactcacatttaaaaagaataaaacatttttaaccGAATTAGATGTTTACTATtaactaatttggcaagaaaatgtttaattaataaatttaaaactaaataattaaagattgaagttaaattaaaagtttaaaaaaatagaaggacttttttgaaatttaacttTAAAAAATTTTGAATAGCGGAGATGGATTTGAaagcttaaaaaaattatatatatatatatatatcttaatACAAACCCGAAGCtatgtatttaaaaaaaataaaaaaaaaataaaattgagaaaCCGGAAGGCTGGCTTCCGGTTTCTTTACAAAATGAAACTGAAAGCCAGCCTTCCGATTTCGAACCTAGTTAAACCAGTCCTACAGTGGACAAAATGTTTAACCGGACTCTTAATAGGATAAAAATTTCATTATAAACCTCAAAGTGGGGCAAAATCCAATACTATGAgagaaaaaaactaaaataaaaattaaatattaatcatTATAAAATATGGATAAAGATAATTCTCCcatttttaatgttatttaatttatataattatttgttttttttagaataatttatTGTTTCcgcaaaattaattaaaaattgaagtaaTGTGACATTTGATTGAAATCCTTGTAAAAAGATGGTACGATGAGATGAGATTGCCTGTTTTTTGCTTCTCAAATATTCTACACCGGTTAGAAAGCTTCCATACCCATCGACCACCTGCTATCTCGTTTGCTCACCGTCCGAAACCGCAATGTCAACCGTGACCCAGAATAGGGTCGCCTCTCGAATTACCATTACGCCACCTCTGTCGATGACTCCGAGCCGCAACGCCTGGTTGATTTTGAATTCCTTTAAGACCTGCTGCAACATGGGTCTTTGTCTAATTCTTATTTTCTCAATAAAGCCATCTCCTTTTATGCTAAATCCGCTTCTAAGGGTATGGGCGCTCAATTTCATTCCATCATTATTAAGTTGGGTTTTATTTTGAACGTATACATATGCAGTGCTGTTATTGATATGTATGCCAAGTGCGGTGAAATTCACAGTGCTCATAAAATATTCGACGAAATACCTGAACGAAATGTTGTTACTTGGAATTCGTTAATTTCCGGGTATTTGAATATCGATTGCCCACGATTCGCTTTGTGAACATGCCAAGGGATTGGAGTTGTTTCATCATATAGTATTTTAGCTTGTCTTGTGGGTTGCTCACAGTTGGAGGCTCAGGCCAGTGAACTTAGGACTCAGATTCATGGACTGATTACGAAAGCTGGTTTTGAGCGCAATGGTTGTTGGAACTGCTTTAATCGATATGTATGGTTGTGGCACTGTTGGAGAATCTCGTTTGGTTTTTGATCATATGGTGGAAAGAAACGTTTTTACTTGGAATTCTATGATTACTGCATATGCACAAAGCGAACAACCAGAAGAAGCAATGACTCTAGCAAGTTCTATGACTTGTTTAGGTGTTAAACCAAATTACATAACTTATAACAGCCTTCTAACTTCATTTTGCTGTCCTCAATAACTTGATTGTTGCAAGCAAGTTCATTGTTGTGTGATTCGGCATGGGCTTGAGTGTAACGCATTTCTAGCTGTCACTCTCGTGACTGTCTATTCCAAGTGTAGTAGTTTGCAGGATTTTAACAAGTTATGTTCAGGTATGAAATTATGCAACCAAATATCATGGAATGCAGTAATTGCCGGTTATTGCAATCTAGGATCTAGTGAGAATGCTCTGAAATTGTTCTGTCAAATGGCGCAAACCGACATCAGTATGGACTTTTACACATTTACAAGTGTGTTAGGAGCTGTATGGGATATTTCAGGATTTGAAAAGGGAAGGCAGATGCATTCTCTTATTCTAAAAAAGGGGCATGCTTCAAATTTGGGTGTTCAGAATGGTCTTGTCTCCATGTATGCAAGATGCGGAGTTATCAAGGACTCGAAGAAGGTATTTTGGTTAATGGAGAAACATTATTTGGTCTCATGGAACAGGATGTGCTTGCAATGGATATGGTTTTGAGGCTGTTGAATTATTTGATCAAATGAGAAAAACCAAGATCAAACCCGAATTATCAGCTTGTAGCCATGTTGGTTTAGTGGAGAAGGGGCTTGAATATTTTGGTCTGATGGCAAGTGATGAATCAATTGGGCCTCTTAGAGTAGAGCATTATGCTTGTGTTGTTGATATTTTCGGTCGAGCTGGGTATCTTAGTGAAACTGAAACCATCACTGATAACATGCCTATGTATCCATGTCCCTCGGTCTACAAAGCGCCGCGTACCGCTTGTTTAGTTCATGGAAATAAAGAAATTGCTGCACGTACTGGAAAAAAGCTTTTAGATTTGTGCCCTGATGATCCTGCAGCATACATTTTGCTATCAAATGTGTTAAGAAGTGTGGGTTGTTGGGATGATGCACAAGGCATATATGGAGACTAATGTGTGAGGAAGAAACCGGCTTGTAGTTGGATTTGAGACAATGATGAAGGCGCTTTGcaatattaattttgtttagCCAAAAAGCTTGTCACTGCAATAAGATCATTTTCAGGAACTTAGACTCACAAGTCACAGCCATGGTTGAGAAGAGAACATAGATTCATGTGTAGTGAGTTGGTTTAGAAGAAACATAGAGAAACTTTATGAAATTTTCTTAACCAGCTATGGTACAGAGTCAAATATGCAACAAGGGTCAGGATGGAGATTCCCAGCTCCTGCTCTATAGATGAAGATTCAACTCCTCTCTACCTGTTTTTTGTTTGTGTTCTTGCACACACAGTCTGTAGTCAGTGTCAAAGCCACATAGAAGAGAAGGGCAATTACCTCTCTTAATTTTttgatttataatatataatataattttttgctAACTTTTTATCTAATAAGTATTTAGTCTTTACATTTCTAATAATACATTACCATGTTTTAAGTTTCTATTCAACAGTAATCCCTCCGTCTATTTCAAATACTAATTTACCCTTACTCGttaatggaattttttttttctatgataactgaactttaattttatatttaataaaatatattattttaactatTAAAATTACAGTTTTagatgtttaattttttttctgccttttctttctctcttctattttaataaaatattttaaaataaaaatataatttatttttattaataactatCAATATTCATGTAAATGTTTTACACCGACATCAATATTAAAATACGAATTCCTAATAAATAACATACTAATaagaaaatttaagaaaaatccACTATTTTATTTGAATATTTAGTTGTTTCAACTCGTTTTTGGATTTTATATTGAAGTTGGAGAAGTAGGGGATATGATTAAAGTTGATGCTCATAATTGTTTGGTGGTAATGGATAGTATTGCAGTTGCAGAGGTACAAGATATGATTAATGAAGTTGATGCTGGTAGGAATGAAGCCATCGTTTTCCGTGATTTGACATGGATTCAGGGAAGACCTTAAAGAGGCATTAAAACATTGATGAAATGAAGGATGCAGATCATAAAATTACGAGGAATGAATTTGTCAAGGTTTGGTCGAGTTCTAACCCACAAAAACTTCATTTTTCCATTAGGAAAAGCCTAAATTTATATTCCCCTGAAATAGGAAAATAGTTATGGTTCCTAGTAAATTGCTATTTCAGGCCAAACTCTTTTGTGATAAGCAATTGacaattaattgaaaatattgCCATGTGTACAAAATGAAACCCACAAGCCTATTTTTTCTTCTGTTATATTTTCCTCCTCAGGATGTCAAACTTAGGCATATTTTCCTCTTCATATGGCCTATCCTCAATCAATAAATCAGattcagcagcagcagcagggTGAACCTTTTCAAAAACCAGTCTCCCCAACATTCGAACAACTTCTTCGAGGTATGTAATTCTTCTGAAATTGAAATTCATTTGAAGAGAACACATGATCGATCATATGATGTTATGTATGTCAGGTTGTTCTGATTGGTGTCAGGTTAATTACGTGTGTAGCAGGAGAAGCTTCAAGGTGGCCAGGAAGTATCTCACACATGGAGGACGatcataatcataatcataaTCCTACACCTACACCTGCACCTGCACCTACACCGCATAGAAAATCCATTTCAGTTCTTGCAAAAGTTAAGGAGAAGGCTAAAAAATGGAGACATACtctcagcagcagcagcagcaaaaAGAAACATTGTGATGATGGTAATACTACACCCTCTTGGGGTGTTAGCTTagacgatgatgatgatgacGATGATGATGTAGATCCCCAACATCTTGGAGCTccatgtaatatatattttttctaaaaaaacacTTCTACATCTTTCtgtttttaaaacaaaacatatttttcaaatttctctttttaaaaacaaacaatttttGCACCATAAAAAGAATAGTTGAATAGTTTTCAATTATATAGATCAGGGTTGAATAGAATAAAGATGAAGTTGAGggatttacataaaaaaaaaaagttgaaatgaAGGAGTTAAATAACGTAGacatgtaaagttcaatgattTCAGTATTCAAAATTGCCTCATTTAAAGAAGTATCTTACTTAAATATGCTCTTTTGTTTTTTCAGTGTATGAATCAGAGATAGGACCTCAAGGGTACAAGGAGACATCAATCAAGCATCCAAAAGTAGTTCCGGTTACACCTGATCGGAAACATGTTTTGTCTAGTAATGATGTTAAAGTTAGTCCTAGTCCTAAGGGTACTAACATTAAAGATGTTCAAGCTAGTCCTAAACCTAAGGCCAATAGCATTAAAGATGTTCAAGCTAGTCCCACTCCTATACCCAACAATGAAGTTCAAGCCACTCCTAGTCCTAAGACGAAAAAAGATGTTCAAGCGAGTCATAGTCCTAAGGGCACCACTGATGTTAATGTTCAAGCCAGTCATCAGCACCCAGAGGGATTTAGTCCTGGTTCGGTTCCTATTCAAACGAGCCAGGGTCCAAGTCTTAAGGCTGCAAAGACAATATCCAAAACTATGGCAGATAAACTCGGACCAGCATACGCCTCAGTAAGTGATGCTACATATGTGCTTGCTTCCAAGTTACATAGTCTAGCTCTTTCAAAACAAGAAACAATAAAACCTGGAAGCCAAACGCCAAAATCTGCACCTGCAAAAATATCATTATCACCCAAGGTGAAATCATCAGACACGGGAATTCCAGAGCTACCTACAATTGCTACAAAACAAGCAGAAAGTTCCTCAACAGATGTTCAGAAAAGTTCACCAGGGTCAGCTCCTGCAGCAGTTGAAGCTGGTACATACTTACCGAGTGCTGGGAAGCATCTTTGGGATAAAGGAGTGTCGGTTAAGGAGTATATAATGCAGAAATTGGAGCCAGGAGAAGACGAAA
The sequence above is drawn from the Euphorbia lathyris chromosome 6, ddEupLath1.1, whole genome shotgun sequence genome and encodes:
- the LOC136233418 gene encoding low-temperature-induced 65 kDa protein isoform X3, with protein sequence MKDADHKITRNEFVKIQQQQQGEPFQKPVSPTFEQLLRGEASRWPGSISHMEDDHNHNHNPTPTPAPAPTPHRKSISVLAKVKEKAKKWRHTLSSSSSKKKHCDDGNTTPSWGVSLDDDDDDDDDVDPQHLGAPLYESEIGPQGYKETSIKHPKVVPVTPDRKHVLSSNDVKVSPSPKGTNIKDVQASPKPKANSIKDVQASPTPIPNNEVQATPSPKTKKDVQASHSPKGTTDVNVQASHQHPEGFSPGSVPIQTSQGPSLKAAKTISKTMADKLGPAYASVSDATYVLASKLHSLALSKQETIKPGSQTPKSAPAKISLSPKVKSSDTGIPELPTIATKQAESSSTDVQKSSPGSAPAAVEAGTYLPSAGKHLWDKGVSVKEYIMQKLEPGEDEKALSQVISKAISPKRKDDDATVVEKVREAVTSLLQNQQSSSQPNRSAYHSAQSSTTYIPPLTVTDEVTEAETLERLLQSN
- the LOC136233418 gene encoding low-temperature-induced 65 kDa protein isoform X2, which encodes MKDADHKITRNEFVKIQQQQQGEPFQKPVSPTFEQLLRAGEASRWPGSISHMEDDHNHNHNPTPTPAPAPTPHRKSISVLAKVKEKAKKWRHTLSSSSSKKKHCDDGNTTPSWGVSLDDDDDDDDDVDPQHLGAPLYESEIGPQGYKETSIKHPKVVPVTPDRKHVLSSNDVKVSPSPKGTNIKDVQASPKPKANSIKDVQASPTPIPNNEVQATPSPKTKKDVQASHSPKGTTDVNVQASHQHPEGFSPGSVPIQTSQGPSLKAAKTISKTMADKLGPAYASVSDATYVLASKLHSLALSKQETIKPGSQTPKSAPAKISLSPKVKSSDTGIPELPTIATKQAESSSTDVQKSSPGSAPAAVEAGTYLPSAGKHLWDKGVSVKEYIMQKLEPGEDEKALSQVISKAISPKRKDDDATVVEKVREAVTSLLQNQQSSSQPNRSAYHSAQSSTTYIPPLTVTDEVTEAETLERLLQSN
- the LOC136233418 gene encoding low-temperature-induced 65 kDa protein isoform X4; translation: MAYPQSINQIQQQQQGEPFQKPVSPTFEQLLRAGEASRWPGSISHMEDDHNHNHNPTPTPAPAPTPHRKSISVLAKVKEKAKKWRHTLSSSSSKKKHCDDGNTTPSWGVSLDDDDDDDDDVDPQHLGAPLYESEIGPQGYKETSIKHPKVVPVTPDRKHVLSSNDVKVSPSPKGTNIKDVQASPKPKANSIKDVQASPTPIPNNEVQATPSPKTKKDVQASHSPKGTTDVNVQASHQHPEGFSPGSVPIQTSQGPSLKAAKTISKTMADKLGPAYASVSDATYVLASKLHSLALSKQETIKPGSQTPKSAPAKISLSPKVKSSDTGIPELPTIATKQAESSSTDVQKSSPGSAPAAVEAGTYLPSAGKHLWDKGVSVKEYIMQKLEPGEDEKALSQVISKAISPKRKDDDATVVEKVREAVTSLLQNQQSSSQPNRSAYHSAQSSTTYIPPLTVTDEVTEAETLERLLQSN
- the LOC136233418 gene encoding low-temperature-induced 65 kDa protein isoform X1, which translates into the protein MNLSRFSSSSRVNLFKNQSPQHSNNFFEVVLIGVRLITCVAGEASRWPGSISHMEDDHNHNHNPTPTPAPAPTPHRKSISVLAKVKEKAKKWRHTLSSSSSKKKHCDDGNTTPSWGVSLDDDDDDDDDVDPQHLGAPLYESEIGPQGYKETSIKHPKVVPVTPDRKHVLSSNDVKVSPSPKGTNIKDVQASPKPKANSIKDVQASPTPIPNNEVQATPSPKTKKDVQASHSPKGTTDVNVQASHQHPEGFSPGSVPIQTSQGPSLKAAKTISKTMADKLGPAYASVSDATYVLASKLHSLALSKQETIKPGSQTPKSAPAKISLSPKVKSSDTGIPELPTIATKQAESSSTDVQKSSPGSAPAAVEAGTYLPSAGKHLWDKGVSVKEYIMQKLEPGEDEKALSQVISKAISPKRKDDDATVVEKVREAVTSLLQNQQSSSQPNRSAYHSAQSSTTYIPPLTVTDEVTEAETLERLLQSN
- the LOC136233418 gene encoding uncharacterized protein isoform X6 — translated: MNLSRFSSSSRVNLFKNQSPQHSNNFFEVVLIGVRLITCVAGEASRWPGSISHMEDDHNHNHNPTPTPAPAPTPHRKSISVLAKVKEKAKKWRHTLSSSSSKKKHCDDVYESEIGPQGYKETSIKHPKVVPVTPDRKHVLSSNDVKVSPSPKGTNIKDVQASPKPKANSIKDVQASPTPIPNNEVQATPSPKTKKDVQASHSPKGTTDVNVQASHQHPEGFSPGSVPIQTSQGPSLKAAKTISKTMADKLGPAYASVSDATYVLASKLHSLALSKQETIKPGSQTPKSAPAKISLSPKVKSSDTGIPELPTIATKQAESSSTDVQKSSPGSAPAAVEAGTYLPSAGKHLWDKGVSVKEYIMQKLEPGEDEKALSQVISKAISPKRKDDDATVVEKVREAVTSLLQNQQSSSQPNRSAYHSAQSSTTYIPPLTVTDEVTEAETLERLLQSN
- the LOC136233418 gene encoding low-temperature-induced 65 kDa protein isoform X5; this translates as MAYPQSINQIQQQQQGEPFQKPVSPTFEQLLRGEASRWPGSISHMEDDHNHNHNPTPTPAPAPTPHRKSISVLAKVKEKAKKWRHTLSSSSSKKKHCDDGNTTPSWGVSLDDDDDDDDDVDPQHLGAPLYESEIGPQGYKETSIKHPKVVPVTPDRKHVLSSNDVKVSPSPKGTNIKDVQASPKPKANSIKDVQASPTPIPNNEVQATPSPKTKKDVQASHSPKGTTDVNVQASHQHPEGFSPGSVPIQTSQGPSLKAAKTISKTMADKLGPAYASVSDATYVLASKLHSLALSKQETIKPGSQTPKSAPAKISLSPKVKSSDTGIPELPTIATKQAESSSTDVQKSSPGSAPAAVEAGTYLPSAGKHLWDKGVSVKEYIMQKLEPGEDEKALSQVISKAISPKRKDDDATVVEKVREAVTSLLQNQQSSSQPNRSAYHSAQSSTTYIPPLTVTDEVTEAETLERLLQSN